In Candidatus Zixiibacteriota bacterium, one DNA window encodes the following:
- a CDS encoding N-acetyltransferase family protein, with amino-acid sequence MIVRKATLDDLTAITEIYNQAILKTTATFDTEPKSLEEQKVWFSSHGPKYLVLVAEEDGKVIGWASLSKWSDRCAYSDTAEISLYVDEKNRGKGIGRKLLETIIREGEKTGIHSIIARIAEGNEMSIHLHQSVGFEHIGIMKEVGRKFGRLLDIYLMQKIYKSPHDLVGGK; translated from the coding sequence ATAATCGTAAGAAAAGCGACCCTGGATGACTTAACAGCTATTACCGAAATCTACAACCAGGCTATTCTTAAAACTACAGCTACTTTCGACACTGAGCCAAAAAGTTTAGAAGAGCAGAAGGTCTGGTTTTCAAGTCATGGTCCTAAATACCTGGTCTTAGTCGCAGAGGAGGATGGCAAAGTCATCGGATGGGCATCTTTAAGCAAATGGTCTGACAGATGTGCCTACTCTGACACTGCCGAGATTTCCCTTTACGTTGATGAGAAAAACAGAGGAAAAGGGATTGGCAGAAAGCTCTTAGAGACGATTATTCGCGAAGGCGAAAAAACAGGGATTCACTCCATAATTGCCAGAATAGCTGAAGGGAATGAGATGAGTATTCATCTTCATCAGTCAGTCGGGTTTGAGCATATCGGAATTATGAAAGAGGTAGGCAGAAAATTCGGCAGGCTTTTAGATATATATCTTATGCAAAAAATCTATAAGAGCCCCCATGACTTGGTTGGAGGTAAGTAA